The following are encoded together in the Streptomyces flavofungini genome:
- a CDS encoding argininosuccinate synthase → MTERVVLAYSGGLDTSVAIGWIAEETGAEVIAVAVDVGQGGEDLDVIRKRALACGAVEAEVADAKDEFAEGYCLPAIKANALYMDRYPLVSALSRPTIVKHLVAAANKHGAGIVAHGCTGKGNDQVRFEAGIQALGPDLKCIAPVRDYAMTRDKAIAFCEDKGLPIATTKKSPYSIDQNVFGRAVETGFLEDIWNAPIEDVYEYTSNPATPREADEVVITFKEGVPVAVDGRPVTVLQAIQQLNERAGAQGIGRIDMVEDRLVGIKSREVYEAPGAIALITAHQELENVTVERELARYKRQVEQRWGELVYDGLWFSPLKRALDGFINEANQHVTGDIRMTLHGGRAVVTGRKSEESLYDFNLATYDSGDTFDQSKAQGFIDIFGLSSKIAAKRDLA, encoded by the coding sequence GTGACCGAGCGCGTCGTACTCGCCTACTCGGGCGGCCTGGACACCTCCGTCGCCATCGGCTGGATCGCCGAGGAGACGGGCGCCGAGGTCATCGCCGTCGCCGTGGACGTCGGCCAGGGCGGCGAGGACCTGGACGTCATCCGCAAGCGCGCGCTCGCCTGCGGTGCCGTGGAGGCGGAGGTCGCCGACGCCAAGGACGAGTTCGCCGAGGGCTACTGCCTCCCGGCGATCAAGGCCAACGCCCTGTACATGGACCGGTATCCGCTGGTCTCGGCCCTCTCCCGGCCGACCATCGTCAAGCACCTCGTCGCCGCCGCGAACAAGCACGGCGCCGGCATCGTGGCCCACGGCTGCACCGGCAAGGGCAACGACCAGGTGCGGTTCGAGGCCGGCATCCAGGCCCTCGGCCCCGACCTGAAGTGCATCGCCCCCGTCCGGGACTACGCGATGACCCGGGACAAGGCCATCGCCTTCTGCGAGGACAAGGGCCTGCCGATCGCGACCACCAAGAAGTCGCCGTACTCCATCGACCAGAACGTCTTCGGACGGGCCGTCGAGACGGGCTTCCTGGAGGACATCTGGAACGCCCCCATCGAGGACGTGTACGAGTACACCTCCAACCCCGCGACCCCGCGTGAGGCCGACGAGGTCGTCATCACCTTCAAGGAGGGCGTGCCGGTCGCCGTCGACGGCAGGCCCGTCACGGTCCTCCAGGCCATCCAGCAGCTCAACGAGCGCGCGGGCGCCCAGGGCATCGGCCGGATCGACATGGTCGAGGACCGGCTCGTGGGCATCAAGTCCCGTGAGGTGTACGAGGCCCCGGGCGCCATCGCCCTGATCACCGCCCACCAGGAGCTGGAGAACGTCACGGTCGAGCGGGAGCTCGCCCGGTACAAGCGGCAGGTCGAGCAGCGCTGGGGCGAGCTGGTCTACGACGGCCTGTGGTTCTCGCCGCTCAAGCGGGCCCTGGACGGCTTCATCAACGAGGCCAACCAGCACGTCACCGGCGACATCCGGATGACCCTCCACGGCGGCCGCGCGGTCGTCACGGGCCGGAAGTCCGAGGAGTCCCTCTACGACTTCAACCTCGCGACCTACGACTCGGGCGACACCTTCGACCAGTCCAAGGCGCAGGGGTTCATCGACATCTTCGGGCTTTCGTCGAAGATCGCGGCGAAGCGGGACCTGGCCTGA
- a CDS encoding TetR/AcrR family transcriptional regulator, protein MSVDRDQVLRSAAAQLTRKGSSTLDEVARAAGISRATLHRHFAGRDALIRALEDLGLQECETALDAARLGEDSAQDALRRLIKEIEPAAGLLAFLVTENQLFEGEDRHAGWSRIDDRMAELFRRGQESGEFRIDLSTAWLTDALYGLIGSAAWAVLDGRVAAKDFSYMIAELLIGGARRRVES, encoded by the coding sequence ATGTCAGTCGATCGTGACCAGGTGCTGCGCAGCGCCGCCGCCCAGCTCACCCGCAAGGGCTCCTCGACCCTGGACGAGGTGGCCAGGGCCGCCGGCATCAGCCGGGCCACCCTGCACCGCCACTTCGCGGGGCGCGACGCGCTCATCCGCGCGCTGGAGGATCTGGGCCTCCAGGAGTGCGAGACGGCGCTCGACGCCGCGCGGCTCGGCGAGGACAGCGCGCAGGACGCGCTTCGGCGCCTGATCAAGGAGATCGAACCGGCCGCCGGTCTGCTCGCGTTCCTCGTCACCGAGAACCAGCTGTTCGAGGGCGAGGACCGGCACGCGGGCTGGTCCCGGATCGACGACCGGATGGCGGAGCTGTTCCGGCGCGGCCAGGAGAGCGGGGAGTTCCGCATCGACCTGAGCACGGCCTGGCTCACCGACGCCCTCTACGGCCTCATCGGCTCCGCCGCCTGGGCCGTGCTCGACGGCCGCGTGGCGGCCAAGGACTTCTCATACATGATCGCCGAACTGCTGATCGGCGGCGCACGACGGAGAGTGGAATCATGA
- a CDS encoding bile acid:sodium symporter family protein translates to MQTEPTRPGPTAATGPASAADRAARRAVTVFPVLVLAAGAVGLATPGTFGGWKESVPYLLGVVMFCMGLTMTPQDFQGVARRPWAVALGLVAHYVIMPGLGWLIAHALDLSPQLAAGVILVGCAPSGTASNVVTYLARGDVALSVSVATVSTVLAPLVTPPLTLLLAGEYLPVDAGSMVTDILKTVLLPVVGGLAVRLLFGRCVDRVLGALPWLSAVTIAVIVAVVVAGSAAAIKSAAALVLVAVVLHNGLGLALGYGAGKLARLGPPASRAMAFEVGMQNSGLAASLATAHFSPLAALPAAVFSVWHNVSGAVVAAWMAHRARRAE, encoded by the coding sequence GTGCAGACCGAACCGACACGTCCCGGCCCGACGGCGGCCACCGGGCCCGCGAGCGCCGCCGACCGCGCCGCCCGCCGCGCCGTCACCGTCTTCCCCGTGCTCGTCCTCGCCGCGGGCGCCGTCGGCCTGGCGACGCCCGGCACCTTCGGGGGCTGGAAGGAGAGCGTGCCGTATCTGCTCGGCGTGGTCATGTTCTGCATGGGCCTGACGATGACGCCGCAGGACTTCCAGGGCGTCGCACGCCGCCCCTGGGCCGTGGCGCTCGGCCTGGTCGCGCACTACGTGATCATGCCGGGCCTGGGCTGGCTGATCGCCCATGCCCTGGACCTCTCGCCCCAGTTGGCCGCCGGGGTGATCCTCGTCGGGTGCGCGCCGAGCGGTACGGCCTCCAATGTCGTCACCTATCTCGCGCGCGGCGACGTGGCCCTCTCCGTGTCCGTCGCCACCGTGTCGACCGTGCTCGCGCCGCTCGTGACGCCGCCGCTCACGCTGCTGCTCGCCGGTGAGTACCTGCCGGTGGACGCGGGCTCGATGGTGACGGACATCCTCAAGACCGTGCTCCTGCCCGTCGTCGGCGGCCTCGCCGTGCGGCTGCTCTTCGGGCGCTGCGTCGATCGCGTGCTCGGCGCGCTGCCGTGGCTGTCGGCCGTGACCATCGCCGTCATCGTGGCCGTGGTCGTCGCGGGCAGCGCGGCGGCCATCAAGTCGGCGGCGGCGCTCGTGCTCGTCGCGGTCGTCCTGCACAACGGGCTCGGGCTCGCGCTCGGTTACGGCGCGGGGAAGCTGGCCCGGCTCGGCCCGCCCGCGTCCCGCGCGATGGCCTTCGAGGTCGGCATGCAGAACTCCGGGCTCGCCGCGTCCCTCGCGACCGCCCACTTCAGCCCGCTGGCCGCACTGCCCGCCGCCGTGTTCTCCGTGTGGCACAACGTGTCGGGGGCGGTGGTGGCGGCGTGGATGGCGCACCGGGCGCGGCGGGCGGAGTGA
- a CDS encoding aldo/keto reductase, translating to MPFDRLATATTPTAHLGLGLAAVGRPGYITLGREEDLPARSVEALRERAFELLDAAYALGVRYLDVARSYGRAEEFLADWLRARPDIRDVVVGSKWGYTYTADWRTDAEAHEVKDHSVAAYDRQRAETADILGDRLDLYQIHSVTPESPALTDTELHARLADLAARGVTVGLSVSGPEQAAAIRAAVEVTVGGERLFRTVQATYNALETSAGPALAEAHDAGLTVLVKEGLANGRLAGPRAPAALRAAAEATGLGCDAVALALVLRQPWAGVVLSGAATSVQLVSNLHATAVDLDAEHLERLADLAEEPTAYWRTRAGLPWH from the coding sequence ATGCCCTTCGACCGCCTGGCCACAGCGACCACCCCCACCGCCCATCTGGGCCTGGGCCTCGCAGCCGTGGGCAGGCCCGGCTACATCACGCTGGGCCGCGAGGAGGACCTGCCCGCGCGCAGCGTCGAGGCCCTGCGCGAGCGCGCCTTCGAACTCCTCGACGCCGCCTATGCCCTCGGCGTGCGCTACCTCGACGTGGCCCGCTCCTACGGCCGCGCCGAGGAGTTCCTTGCCGACTGGCTGCGCGCCCGCCCCGACATCCGGGACGTGGTCGTCGGCAGCAAGTGGGGGTACACGTACACCGCCGACTGGCGCACCGACGCCGAGGCGCACGAGGTCAAGGACCACAGCGTCGCCGCGTACGACCGCCAGCGCGCCGAGACCGCCGACATCCTCGGCGACCGGCTCGACCTCTACCAGATCCACTCGGTGACCCCGGAGAGCCCCGCCCTCACCGACACGGAACTGCACGCCCGGCTCGCGGACCTGGCCGCGCGCGGCGTCACCGTCGGCCTCTCCGTCAGCGGCCCCGAGCAGGCGGCCGCGATCCGCGCCGCCGTCGAGGTCACCGTGGGCGGCGAGCGGCTGTTCCGGACGGTCCAGGCGACGTACAACGCCCTGGAGACCTCCGCGGGGCCCGCGCTCGCCGAGGCCCACGACGCGGGCCTGACCGTCCTGGTCAAGGAGGGCCTGGCCAACGGCCGCCTGGCCGGACCGCGGGCGCCCGCGGCACTGCGCGCCGCCGCCGAGGCCACCGGCCTCGGCTGTGACGCGGTGGCCCTCGCGCTGGTCCTGCGCCAGCCCTGGGCGGGCGTCGTCCTCTCCGGCGCCGCCACCTCCGTACAACTCGTGTCGAACCTGCACGCGACGGCGGTGGACCTGGACGCCGAGCACCTGGAGCGCCTCGCGGATCTCGCGGAGGAGCCCACCGCGTACTGGCGCACGCGCGCCGGACTGCCCTGGCACTGA
- the argH gene encoding argininosuccinate lyase — MSSNSGDVRLWGGRFADGPAEALAQLSASVHFDWRLAPYDIAGSRAHARVLHTAGLLTADELTRMLAGLDRLEADVADGSFTGTVADEDVHTALERGLLERLGPDLGGKLRAGRSRNDQVATLFKMYLRDHARIIGGLIAELQEALIGLAEAHPDVAMPGRTHLQHAQPVLFAHHVLAHVQSLSRDAERLRQWDTRTAVSPYGSGALAGSSLGLDPQAVAADLGFEHGSAANSIDGTASRDFVAEFAFITAMIGVNLSRIAEEVIIWNTKEFSFVTLHDAFSTGSSIMPQKKNPDIAELARGKSGRLIGNLTGLMATLKALPLAYNRDLQEDKEPVFDSCDQLEVLLPAFTGMMATLTVHRERMEELAPAGFSLATDIAEWLVKQGVPFRVAHEVAGECVKECEATGIELDQLTDEQFAKISPHLTPEVRTVLNVPGALASRDGRGGTAPSAVAVQLAEIKADVAAQREWATTRTG, encoded by the coding sequence GTGAGCAGCAACAGCGGTGACGTCCGGCTCTGGGGCGGACGGTTCGCCGACGGCCCGGCAGAGGCCCTGGCCCAGCTTTCGGCCTCGGTTCACTTCGACTGGCGCCTGGCGCCGTACGACATCGCCGGTTCCCGCGCCCACGCGCGCGTGCTGCACACGGCGGGCCTGCTCACCGCTGACGAGCTGACCCGCATGCTGGCCGGGCTCGACCGGCTGGAGGCGGACGTCGCCGACGGCTCGTTCACCGGGACCGTCGCCGACGAGGACGTGCACACCGCCCTGGAGCGCGGCCTCCTGGAGCGGCTCGGCCCGGACCTCGGCGGCAAGCTGCGCGCCGGGCGGTCCCGCAACGACCAGGTGGCGACGCTCTTCAAGATGTACCTGCGGGACCACGCACGGATCATCGGCGGCCTGATCGCCGAGCTGCAGGAGGCCCTGATCGGCCTCGCCGAGGCGCACCCGGACGTCGCCATGCCGGGCCGCACCCACCTCCAGCACGCCCAGCCCGTCCTCTTCGCCCACCACGTGCTCGCGCACGTCCAGTCCCTGTCCCGGGACGCCGAGCGGCTGCGGCAGTGGGACACGCGGACGGCCGTCTCGCCGTACGGCTCCGGGGCGCTCGCGGGCTCCTCGCTCGGCCTCGACCCGCAGGCCGTGGCCGCGGACCTCGGCTTCGAGCACGGCTCCGCCGCCAACTCCATCGACGGCACCGCCTCGCGGGACTTCGTGGCCGAGTTCGCCTTCATCACGGCGATGATCGGTGTGAACCTCTCCCGGATCGCCGAGGAGGTCATCATCTGGAACACGAAGGAGTTCTCCTTCGTCACCCTCCACGACGCGTTCTCGACCGGCTCGTCGATCATGCCGCAGAAGAAGAACCCGGACATCGCGGAGCTGGCGCGCGGCAAGTCCGGCCGCCTCATCGGCAACCTCACCGGCCTGATGGCGACCCTGAAGGCGCTCCCCCTCGCGTACAACCGCGACCTCCAGGAGGACAAGGAGCCCGTCTTCGACTCCTGCGACCAGCTGGAGGTCCTGCTGCCCGCCTTCACCGGCATGATGGCGACGCTCACGGTCCACCGCGAGCGCATGGAGGAGCTGGCCCCGGCAGGCTTCTCCCTCGCCACCGACATCGCCGAGTGGCTGGTCAAGCAGGGCGTGCCGTTCCGGGTCGCGCACGAGGTCGCGGGCGAGTGCGTCAAGGAGTGCGAGGCGACGGGCATCGAGCTGGACCAGCTCACCGACGAGCAGTTCGCCAAGATCAGCCCCCATCTGACCCCCGAGGTCCGCACGGTCCTGAACGTCCCCGGCGCCCTGGCTTCCCGCGACGGCAGGGGCGGCACGGCACCCTCGGCGGTGGCCGTGCAACTGGCGGAGATCAAGGCGGACGTGGCGGCGCAGCGCGAGTGGGCAACGACCCGGACGGGCTGA
- a CDS encoding HD domain-containing protein: MAQARTALLIGVGDTPDAAHRFDSLDAPVSADLRALGAALKAAGYAVRTVPGATRAEIITTVDEVARGVPEDGTLLIHFTGHGIRVGDTDHLVPADARAPQSADAAWTQPYLDTLVPADISPYLTHCRAGTVLWLIDACRGESADGVFGSSVLKGQPSGRFALMTACAAGQRSGYSAEGSFFTLGLAEAFRPLTRARTVQEVFETARQHTLRAARLHGAAPQEPRLHCGAELDAEARAAVVCEGRRLLEAWRDAVADTALWERVAEADAGSVPHLRDRLGDLVETCAQVVHLAQERMPDPWADDDFLVRVVRDQLPRLVPKTQTLSALEATALVAAPLLHEAAWARRLSHARDIRPYTVRHREDGDAWRRHYEQVAEHHPHIKKKLSDCWRAARPDEARGVALWLVHRWIAERFVTDEQPVPEAESTALADALCPGPRARELSAALAALGAGITLGPPAQDRGPRPDLAFPLLGGARQPLRADELAGVLHLACVLALDVRTLPDVLAEHLAVRDALLPQDAVNAVRDADWHAADGELHLDAACPHPALHAAFASVVEQADELAGTLRDAARRLPAPRAALLAGLPARVTDRGLRPVEDGGRRAYDVPLLRFQLAQTEVRDLLMGERIYDGEPELALRELYQNAMDACRHRAMRHRYLESRGARPAPWAGRITLVEGEDDRGRYVECRDNGVGMGLDQLKNTFTKAGRRFEQSRAFRQEQATWHRHDPALRLYPNSRFGIGVFSYFMLAEEMTVVTRPVGTDGIPARSALRVDIPGSANLFRVQEHDDACAQDGDGLLEGGTRVRLYLRDSPAVSGISVVETLDRLVRVSEFAVDARDAAGRRRVWEPGVLRHAAASEGRPRCVEAVPGVLWWVAGQGAILCDGIATDKRPFGYVLNLTGPQAGTLSLNRKKLQSYDASWEAKQWARGAAALADWPGLNMAWLWRLEHENLAAARTVWERWRGRGVAVRDTQRWNTALDLDSTGWFRWDEFVAERRSPGGFSRDWPEAVRPWRAAVLGSTSPSREALPASTAGHPVPEPGWAAIAHGVPSGWDSGVLVDRSPLDWRVVVALASETDMTVRDVVRAARALRLVHPVLKPPRVLRDPAGDGLDWTPDWQDVNIVRGLLPRRTRRAWGKQAEEESDYEHAPDDLGGLVRASRTLREPLGRLAERCVRYAPFLASAPPTAPDHHTDHVCDSADLALLYRKGARGWRRAQWPWDVVALADAQGLPPEEVRQRLARFAWLGWSAPDAKSVRRWTDVPWEISGVLQNYCAPGPDGRLALPWAAAFELAAEWELSLRKAEKEIARWADHLGIAYRRHHREKSAAGRVTPVPETASILASAHAEGLCLENGLTLRDLAFVRPHEVSWDDLAVVVEDLREAGADVPAGAELLRAWEELPVPSRYAFSGVNPSWEASDYPVLPTADILFASCIDLKTPLATMWRTARREAGRVGLAVPELPAALAGFRPEREEGRALLDWGDDEQYDEWFESPRWTALTAERLVAYARDRHIGARSAYERLAPLRELGALIPELDPPAVAHLPADEPGPWDAVAVAADHRVSAPGAPLCPLDLLSLAGRLGEPVVRTWERLVPYLPLEAAAPAVDPAAVPDELPLWQDLIVLSVHADGALPALDGRVTPEQVRFAADAVGESAPWVTDRLGRYAALFGLELPEGSHDPGLHEEPSTRPSTSGEAPGDPSPGASGATA, translated from the coding sequence ATGGCACAAGCACGTACCGCACTGCTCATCGGCGTGGGTGACACGCCGGACGCCGCGCACCGCTTCGACTCGCTCGACGCGCCGGTCTCCGCCGACCTGCGGGCACTCGGAGCCGCGCTCAAGGCCGCCGGTTACGCCGTGCGCACGGTGCCGGGGGCCACCCGCGCCGAGATCATCACGACCGTCGACGAGGTGGCACGGGGCGTACCGGAGGACGGCACCCTCCTGATCCACTTCACCGGGCACGGCATCCGCGTCGGCGACACCGACCACCTGGTCCCCGCCGACGCGCGCGCCCCGCAGAGCGCCGACGCCGCGTGGACGCAGCCGTACCTGGACACGCTGGTGCCCGCCGACATCAGCCCGTACCTCACCCACTGCCGGGCGGGCACCGTGCTGTGGCTGATCGACGCCTGCCGGGGCGAGTCGGCCGACGGGGTGTTCGGCAGCAGCGTCCTGAAGGGGCAGCCCTCGGGGCGGTTCGCGCTGATGACGGCCTGCGCGGCCGGGCAGCGTTCGGGGTACTCGGCGGAGGGCAGCTTCTTCACGCTCGGGCTCGCGGAGGCCTTCCGGCCGCTGACGCGGGCGCGGACGGTGCAGGAGGTCTTCGAGACGGCGCGGCAGCACACCTTGCGCGCCGCCCGCCTGCACGGCGCCGCACCGCAGGAACCGAGGCTCCACTGCGGCGCCGAGCTCGACGCCGAGGCGCGGGCCGCGGTCGTGTGCGAGGGACGGCGGCTCCTGGAGGCCTGGCGGGATGCGGTCGCGGACACCGCCCTGTGGGAGCGCGTCGCCGAGGCGGACGCCGGGAGCGTGCCCCACCTGCGGGACCGCCTGGGGGACCTGGTCGAGACGTGCGCGCAGGTCGTGCACCTGGCCCAGGAGCGGATGCCCGACCCGTGGGCCGACGACGACTTCCTGGTCCGCGTCGTACGCGACCAGTTGCCCCGCCTCGTCCCCAAGACGCAGACGCTGTCGGCACTCGAGGCCACCGCGCTCGTCGCCGCGCCGCTGCTGCACGAGGCGGCGTGGGCGCGGCGCCTCAGCCACGCCCGCGACATCAGGCCGTACACCGTCCGGCACCGGGAGGACGGCGACGCGTGGCGCCGCCACTACGAACAGGTCGCCGAGCACCACCCGCACATCAAGAAGAAGCTCTCGGACTGCTGGCGCGCCGCCCGCCCCGACGAAGCGCGCGGGGTCGCCCTGTGGCTCGTGCACCGGTGGATCGCGGAGCGGTTCGTGACGGACGAGCAGCCGGTGCCGGAGGCCGAATCGACGGCGCTCGCGGACGCGCTGTGCCCGGGGCCGCGCGCCCGCGAGCTGTCCGCCGCGCTGGCCGCCCTCGGCGCGGGCATCACGCTGGGCCCACCGGCGCAGGACCGCGGCCCGCGCCCCGACCTGGCCTTCCCGCTCCTCGGCGGCGCCCGGCAGCCCCTGCGTGCCGACGAGTTGGCGGGCGTCCTGCACCTGGCGTGCGTGCTCGCCCTGGACGTCCGTACGCTCCCCGACGTCCTCGCCGAGCACCTGGCCGTCCGCGACGCCCTGCTCCCCCAGGACGCCGTCAACGCCGTGCGCGACGCGGACTGGCACGCCGCCGACGGCGAACTCCACCTGGACGCGGCCTGCCCGCACCCCGCGCTGCACGCCGCGTTCGCGAGCGTCGTGGAGCAGGCCGACGAACTCGCGGGCACGCTGCGGGACGCGGCCCGCAGGCTGCCCGCGCCCCGGGCCGCGCTGCTCGCGGGTCTGCCCGCCCGCGTCACGGACCGCGGCCTGCGCCCGGTCGAGGACGGCGGCCGCAGGGCCTACGACGTGCCGCTGCTGCGCTTCCAGCTCGCCCAGACCGAGGTCCGCGACCTGCTCATGGGCGAGCGCATCTACGACGGCGAGCCGGAACTGGCGCTGCGCGAGCTGTACCAGAACGCGATGGACGCCTGCCGCCACCGCGCGATGCGCCATCGCTACCTGGAGAGCCGGGGCGCGCGTCCCGCACCCTGGGCGGGCCGGATCACCCTCGTCGAGGGCGAGGACGACCGCGGCCGCTACGTCGAGTGCCGCGACAACGGCGTCGGCATGGGCCTCGACCAGCTCAAGAACACCTTCACCAAGGCGGGCCGCCGCTTCGAGCAGTCCCGTGCCTTCCGCCAGGAGCAGGCGACCTGGCACCGCCACGACCCGGCCCTGCGCCTGTACCCCAACAGCCGTTTCGGCATCGGCGTGTTCAGCTACTTCATGCTGGCCGAGGAGATGACGGTGGTGACCCGCCCCGTCGGCACCGACGGCATCCCCGCCCGGTCGGCGCTGCGCGTGGACATCCCGGGCAGCGCGAACCTGTTCCGCGTCCAGGAGCACGACGACGCGTGCGCGCAGGACGGGGACGGACTCCTGGAGGGCGGCACCCGGGTGCGTCTTTATCTGCGCGACTCGCCGGCCGTGTCCGGGATCTCGGTGGTGGAGACGTTGGACCGCCTCGTCAGGGTGAGTGAGTTCGCGGTGGACGCGCGGGACGCGGCGGGGCGACGACGGGTGTGGGAGCCGGGGGTGCTGCGCCACGCGGCGGCGAGCGAGGGGCGGCCGAGGTGCGTCGAGGCCGTCCCCGGAGTGCTGTGGTGGGTGGCCGGGCAGGGCGCGATCCTGTGCGACGGCATCGCGACCGACAAGAGGCCCTTCGGCTACGTACTCAACCTGACCGGCCCGCAGGCGGGCACGCTCAGCCTCAACCGCAAGAAGCTCCAGTCGTACGACGCGAGTTGGGAGGCAAAGCAGTGGGCGCGGGGCGCGGCGGCGCTCGCCGACTGGCCTGGCCTGAACATGGCCTGGCTGTGGCGTCTGGAGCACGAGAACCTGGCTGCGGCCCGCACGGTGTGGGAGCGGTGGCGCGGCCGCGGCGTGGCCGTGCGGGACACCCAGCGCTGGAACACGGCCCTGGACCTCGACTCCACGGGCTGGTTCCGCTGGGACGAGTTCGTCGCGGAGCGCAGGTCCCCGGGCGGTTTCAGCCGGGACTGGCCCGAGGCCGTGCGTCCGTGGCGGGCCGCGGTCCTCGGGAGCACGTCGCCGTCCCGTGAGGCGCTGCCCGCGTCGACGGCCGGGCACCCGGTGCCCGAGCCCGGCTGGGCGGCCATCGCCCACGGGGTGCCTTCGGGCTGGGACAGCGGAGTCCTGGTCGACCGGAGTCCGCTCGACTGGCGGGTGGTCGTCGCGCTCGCGAGCGAGACGGACATGACGGTCCGCGACGTGGTGCGCGCGGCGCGGGCGCTGCGGCTCGTCCACCCGGTCCTGAAGCCGCCCCGGGTCCTGCGGGACCCCGCGGGGGACGGCCTGGACTGGACACCCGACTGGCAGGACGTGAACATCGTCCGCGGCCTGCTGCCGCGCCGCACACGCCGGGCCTGGGGGAAGCAGGCCGAGGAGGAGAGCGACTACGAGCACGCGCCGGACGACCTCGGCGGCCTGGTCCGCGCCTCGCGCACCCTGCGGGAGCCGCTGGGCCGCCTGGCCGAGCGGTGCGTCCGGTACGCGCCGTTCCTCGCCTCCGCGCCGCCCACCGCGCCCGATCACCACACCGACCACGTGTGCGACAGCGCGGACCTGGCGCTGCTCTACCGGAAGGGCGCGCGGGGCTGGCGCCGCGCCCAGTGGCCGTGGGACGTCGTCGCCCTCGCGGACGCCCAGGGCCTCCCGCCCGAGGAGGTGCGGCAACGGCTCGCGCGGTTCGCGTGGCTCGGGTGGTCGGCCCCGGACGCCAAGTCCGTGCGGCGGTGGACCGACGTGCCCTGGGAGATCTCCGGGGTGCTGCAGAACTACTGCGCGCCGGGCCCGGACGGCCGCCTCGCCCTCCCCTGGGCGGCCGCGTTCGAACTCGCCGCGGAGTGGGAGCTCTCGCTGCGCAAGGCGGAGAAGGAGATCGCGCGCTGGGCGGACCACCTCGGCATCGCGTACCGCAGGCACCACCGGGAGAAGTCCGCGGCGGGCCGGGTGACCCCGGTTCCGGAGACCGCGAGCATCCTCGCGTCCGCGCACGCGGAGGGACTCTGCCTGGAGAACGGTCTGACGCTGCGCGACCTCGCGTTCGTCCGGCCGCACGAGGTGTCCTGGGACGACCTCGCCGTCGTGGTGGAGGACCTGCGGGAGGCCGGGGCGGACGTGCCCGCCGGGGCCGAGCTGCTGCGGGCGTGGGAGGAGCTGCCGGTGCCGAGCCGGTACGCGTTCTCCGGCGTCAACCCGTCGTGGGAAGCCTCCGACTACCCCGTCCTGCCGACGGCCGACATCCTCTTCGCGTCCTGCATCGACCTGAAGACGCCCCTGGCGACCATGTGGAGGACGGCCCGCCGCGAGGCCGGGCGCGTGGGCCTCGCGGTGCCCGAACTCCCGGCGGCGCTGGCCGGGTTCCGCCCGGAGCGCGAGGAGGGCCGGGCGCTGCTCGACTGGGGCGACGACGAGCAGTACGACGAGTGGTTCGAGTCCCCGCGCTGGACCGCGCTGACCGCCGAGCGCCTTGTCGCGTACGCCCGCGACCGCCACATCGGGGCCCGCTCGGCGTACGAACGCCTCGCGCCCCTGCGGGAGCTGGGAGCCCTGATCCCCGAGCTGGACCCACCCGCCGTCGCGCACCTGCCCGCCGACGAACCCGGCCCCTGGGACGCCGTCGCCGTCGCCGCCGACCACCGCGTCTCCGCCCCCGGCGCCCCGCTCTGCCCCCTGGACCTCCTGAGCCTCGCCGGGCGCCTGGGCGAGCCGGTCGTCCGCACCTGGGAGCGCCTCGTCCCCTACCTGCCCCTGGAGGCCGCGGCCCCGGCCGTCGACCCGGCCGCCGTCCCGGACGAACTGCCCCTCTGGCAGGACCTGATCGTGCTGTCCGTGCACGCGGACGGCGCGCTCCCGGCGCTCGACGGGCGGGTCACCCCGGAGCAGGTCCGGTTCGCCGCCGACGCGGTGGGCGAGAGCGCGCCGTGGGTGACGGACCGCCTCGGACGGTACGCGGCGCTGTTCGGTCTGGAGCTGCCCGAGGGGTCACACGACCCGGGACTCCACGAGGAGCCGTCCACACGTCCGTCCACGTCCGGGGAGGCACCGGGGGA